The Sphingosinithalassobacter sp. CS137 genome includes a region encoding these proteins:
- a CDS encoding M20/M25/M40 family metallo-hydrolase: MRALALVLAAAALVAPLSATAQQVDRSQTARILAEGTSQSEVMRIAQYLTDVIGPRLTNSPGMRTAEDWTAAKFREWGLSNVHKEGFEFGRGWWAERYNGRMITPRIDELSVVPVTWTPGTGTPVTGEAVYAPIDSAGDFDAWRGKLAGKIVLLSEPEERPDPTEPAFRRWTDEQLAEFNSYAIPNYSPNRGSARVGARSFAAQRDAFLKEEGALAVVTMSYRDGNLLHGSGYTFGTGETPSMPTFEMGAEDYRRTVRLIRMGAAPQLELNSVVHFDDSDTQAYNVIADIPGTDRNAGYVMAGAHLDSWAAGDGAADNAAGSAMVMEAARIIRSLGIRPKRTIRFALWNGEEQGLLGSMDYVERHIASRPVDPSLTGIARYMGWRNAWPLAKQADYDRLVAYFNLDNGSGRIRGINAQGNPAVVPIFEEWLRPFESLGATQVAMRSVGGTDHVFFDAVGIPAFQFIQDPLDYGSRLHHTNVDTFDHLKADDLRQGAVILAAFLIQAANADAPLPRVPFPREPNASDGFYPFPAADAGH, from the coding sequence ATGCGCGCTCTCGCACTCGTCCTCGCGGCCGCCGCCCTGGTCGCCCCGCTTTCCGCCACGGCCCAGCAGGTCGACCGCAGCCAGACTGCACGCATCCTCGCCGAAGGCACCAGCCAGTCCGAAGTGATGCGGATCGCGCAATATCTCACCGATGTGATCGGGCCGCGGCTCACCAACTCGCCCGGCATGCGCACGGCTGAGGACTGGACCGCCGCCAAGTTCCGCGAATGGGGGCTGTCGAACGTCCACAAGGAAGGATTCGAGTTCGGCCGCGGATGGTGGGCGGAGCGCTACAACGGCCGCATGATCACGCCGCGGATCGACGAGCTCTCGGTCGTTCCGGTCACCTGGACGCCGGGCACCGGCACGCCCGTCACCGGCGAGGCGGTCTATGCTCCGATCGACAGCGCCGGCGATTTCGACGCCTGGCGCGGCAAGCTGGCGGGCAAGATCGTGCTCCTCAGCGAGCCCGAGGAGCGCCCCGATCCGACCGAACCCGCCTTCCGCCGCTGGACCGACGAGCAGCTCGCCGAGTTCAACAGCTACGCAATCCCGAACTACAGCCCGAACCGTGGTTCGGCGCGGGTCGGCGCGAGGAGCTTCGCTGCGCAGCGCGACGCGTTCCTGAAGGAAGAGGGTGCGCTCGCGGTCGTCACCATGTCCTATCGCGACGGCAATCTCCTCCACGGCAGCGGCTACACCTTCGGCACGGGCGAAACCCCGTCGATGCCGACCTTCGAAATGGGCGCGGAGGACTATCGCCGCACTGTCCGGCTGATCCGGATGGGCGCCGCGCCGCAGCTCGAGCTCAACAGCGTCGTCCATTTCGACGACAGCGACACCCAGGCGTACAATGTCATCGCCGACATCCCCGGCACCGACCGGAACGCCGGCTATGTCATGGCGGGCGCGCATCTCGACAGCTGGGCCGCGGGCGACGGCGCGGCGGACAATGCGGCCGGTTCGGCGATGGTGATGGAGGCCGCGCGGATCATCCGTTCGCTCGGCATCCGCCCGAAGCGCACGATCCGCTTCGCGCTGTGGAACGGCGAGGAGCAGGGCCTGCTCGGGTCGATGGATTATGTCGAGCGCCACATCGCCTCGCGCCCTGTGGACCCGAGCCTCACCGGCATCGCGCGCTACATGGGCTGGCGCAACGCCTGGCCGCTCGCCAAGCAGGCCGACTACGACCGGCTCGTCGCCTATTTCAATCTCGACAACGGCTCGGGCCGGATTCGCGGCATCAACGCCCAGGGCAATCCCGCCGTGGTGCCGATCTTCGAGGAATGGCTCCGCCCGTTCGAATCGCTGGGCGCCACGCAGGTGGCGATGCGCAGCGTCGGCGGCACCGATCACGTCTTCTTCGACGCGGTGGGCATCCCCGCCTTCCAGTTCATCCAGGATCCGCTCGATTACGGCAGCCGGCTGCACCACACCAACGTCGACACCTTCGATCATCTGAAGGCCGACGACCTGCGGCAGGGTGCGGTCATCCTCGCTGCCTTCCTGATCCAGGCCGCCAATGCCGATGCGCCGCTGCCGCGCGTCCCCTTCCCGCGCGAGCCGAATGCCTCCGACGGCTTCTATCCCTTCCCCGCGGCGGACGCGGGCCACTGA
- the rlmB gene encoding 23S rRNA (guanosine(2251)-2'-O)-methyltransferase RlmB: MARRGHRPSQAPASRPRFYGRHAVLAALANPERRVRKIWGTREALGALDLPPVIPITYADAADLGRLVPGDAPHQGLVAEVDPLEDIWLGDLLEQGARDRRPLVVLDQVTDPHNVGAVLRSAAAFDALGIVTQDRHAPPESGALARSASGALEIVPWVRVVNLSRALGEIADAGFWRVGLTGHVEATLAEAIGREGRICLVLGAEGEGMRQNTEAHCDLLAKLPISPRVESLNVSNAAAIALYAVATRPTVPQ; the protein is encoded by the coding sequence ATGGCGCGGCGCGGCCACCGTCCCTCGCAGGCGCCTGCCTCGCGCCCGCGCTTCTACGGGCGCCACGCCGTGCTCGCGGCGCTGGCGAACCCGGAGCGGCGCGTGCGCAAGATCTGGGGCACGCGCGAGGCGCTGGGCGCGCTCGATCTCCCGCCGGTGATCCCGATCACCTATGCCGATGCGGCCGATCTCGGCCGGCTGGTGCCCGGCGATGCGCCGCATCAGGGGCTGGTCGCCGAGGTCGATCCGCTCGAGGACATCTGGCTCGGTGATCTGCTCGAACAGGGCGCGCGCGATCGCCGCCCGCTCGTCGTGCTCGACCAGGTCACCGATCCGCACAATGTCGGCGCGGTGCTGCGCTCGGCGGCGGCGTTCGACGCGCTGGGCATCGTCACGCAGGATCGGCACGCGCCGCCCGAATCGGGGGCGCTTGCACGTTCGGCCTCGGGTGCGCTCGAAATCGTCCCCTGGGTGCGGGTGGTGAACCTGTCCCGCGCGCTCGGCGAGATCGCCGATGCGGGGTTCTGGCGCGTCGGCCTGACGGGGCATGTCGAAGCGACGCTCGCCGAGGCGATCGGCCGCGAAGGACGCATCTGCCTGGTCCTGGGCGCCGAAGGCGAAGGCATGCGCCAGAACACCGAGGCGCATTGCGACCTGCTGGCGAAGCTCCCGATCTCGCCCCGAGTCGAAAGCCTCAACGTCTCGAACGCCGCGGCGATCGCGCTCTATGCCGTGGCGACTCGGCCCACGGTGCCGCAATGA
- a CDS encoding 2Fe-2S iron-sulfur cluster-binding protein, whose translation MPKLIVVTRDGEEREVTGDVGLSVMEVIRDNGFDELLALCGGCCSCATCHVHVDPEFAAKLPPMSDDENDLLDSSADRDERSRLSCQIPFTDELDGLKVTIAEED comes from the coding sequence ATGCCGAAGCTTATCGTCGTGACACGGGATGGGGAAGAACGCGAAGTCACGGGCGACGTGGGCCTTTCGGTGATGGAAGTGATCCGCGACAACGGCTTCGACGAGTTGCTCGCGCTGTGTGGCGGCTGCTGCTCGTGCGCCACCTGCCACGTCCATGTCGACCCGGAATTTGCGGCCAAACTGCCGCCGATGAGCGACGACGAGAATGATCTGCTCGACAGCTCGGCCGACCGCGACGAACGCTCGCGCCTGTCGTGCCAGATCCCGTTCACCGACGAGCTGGACGGGTTGAAAGTGACGATCGCCGAAGAGGATTGA
- a CDS encoding DNA-3-methyladenine glycosylase family protein, whose amino-acid sequence MGLTAEQLRASLDSLGGIEPGFAAALAAAGYPEPRIREPGYATLLRTIVGQQVSVAAAQSIWGKVEAAVGDAEDPAAILATSEEALRAAGLSRQKIAYARSLAEEVASGRLDFAALPRDDEEAIAALTRVKGIGRWSAEIYLLFAEGRGDIWPAGDLAVQIAVGRILGHDARPTERQVRALAEPWRPHRGAAAIFAWHHYGFEKTRAKDGPELSPL is encoded by the coding sequence ATGGGCCTAACTGCCGAACAGCTGCGCGCATCGCTCGATTCGCTGGGCGGGATCGAGCCGGGTTTCGCCGCCGCGCTCGCCGCCGCGGGCTATCCCGAGCCGCGCATCCGCGAACCCGGCTATGCCACGCTGCTGCGCACGATCGTCGGCCAGCAGGTGAGTGTGGCCGCCGCCCAGTCGATCTGGGGCAAGGTGGAAGCCGCGGTGGGCGATGCCGAGGATCCGGCTGCGATCCTCGCGACTTCGGAAGAGGCATTGCGTGCCGCCGGTCTCAGTCGCCAGAAGATCGCCTATGCCCGCAGCCTCGCCGAGGAAGTGGCGAGCGGCCGGCTCGATTTCGCCGCGCTGCCGCGGGACGACGAGGAAGCGATCGCCGCGCTCACTCGGGTGAAGGGCATCGGCCGCTGGTCGGCGGAAATCTACCTGCTGTTCGCCGAGGGGCGGGGCGACATCTGGCCTGCCGGCGATCTCGCGGTGCAGATCGCGGTCGGCCGGATCCTCGGCCATGACGCGCGCCCCACCGAACGGCAGGTTCGCGCGCTGGCCGAACCGTGGCGGCCGCATCGCGGCGCGGCGGCGATCTTCGCCTGGCACCATTATGGCTTCGAAAAGACGCGGGCGAAGGACGGACCCGAGCTCAGCCCGCTGTAA
- a CDS encoding ROK family protein produces the protein MECAAPLIAGLELGGTKCVALLARGPEDVRAQQRIATRDPEATLGAIEALLDGWQFDAIGVAAFGPIELDPARPDFGSVTATTKPGWTGTDLVRRLERRYGKPVAIQTDVNGAALAEGRWGAARGMTSHLYITIGTGVGVGIVTGGAPVQGVAHAEAGHMRVPRAPGDSFPGWCRFHGDCVEGLISGPALAERFGCAGEELPAAGPHWDVFVHDLAGLVHNLVVTFAPQRIAIGGGVLDARPHLFGPLRRRLAESIGGYGSLAAYAAELDSRLGPPGLGGMAGPLGAVAVGLDGLTAG, from the coding sequence ATGGAATGCGCCGCGCCGCTGATCGCCGGGCTCGAACTGGGCGGGACAAAATGCGTCGCGCTGCTCGCGCGCGGGCCGGAGGATGTGCGTGCGCAGCAGCGGATCGCGACTCGCGACCCGGAGGCGACGCTCGGCGCGATCGAGGCGCTGCTCGACGGCTGGCAGTTCGATGCGATCGGCGTCGCCGCCTTCGGGCCGATCGAACTCGATCCCGCCCGGCCCGATTTCGGATCGGTGACGGCGACCACCAAGCCGGGCTGGACCGGCACCGATCTCGTGCGGCGGCTGGAGCGGCGGTACGGCAAGCCGGTCGCGATCCAGACCGACGTCAACGGCGCCGCGCTGGCCGAGGGGCGCTGGGGCGCGGCGCGGGGGATGACGAGCCACCTCTACATCACCATCGGCACCGGCGTGGGCGTCGGCATCGTCACCGGCGGTGCGCCGGTCCAAGGCGTTGCCCATGCCGAGGCGGGCCACATGCGCGTGCCCCGTGCGCCCGGTGACTCCTTTCCCGGCTGGTGCCGCTTCCACGGCGACTGCGTCGAGGGGCTGATCTCGGGCCCGGCGCTGGCCGAGCGGTTTGGATGCGCGGGCGAGGAACTGCCCGCAGCGGGGCCGCACTGGGACGTGTTCGTCCACGATCTCGCTGGGCTGGTGCACAATCTGGTCGTCACCTTCGCGCCACAGCGGATCGCGATCGGCGGCGGTGTGCTCGATGCGCGGCCGCATCTGTTCGGGCCGCTGCGGCGGCGGCTGGCCGAAAGCATCGGCGGCTATGGCTCGCTTGCGGCCTATGCGGCCGAGCTCGATTCGCGGCTGGGGCCGCCGGGTCTGGGAGGCATGGCAGGGCCGCTGGGGGCAGTGGCCGTGGGGCTCGACGGCCTTACAGCGGGCTGA
- the hemN gene encoding oxygen-independent coproporphyrinogen III oxidase — MHRYLPDLAAQSVPRYTSYPIAVAFAPGIGAAEQVAAQQAIAPGTPVSLYLHIPYCHEICWYCGCNTGATGRPDRVSAYRDALLREIETVGARVRGTAVSVHFGGGSPNALAPADWAEIAAGLRSAFDIAPHADWAAELDPRTLSAADAQAIAAAGIGRASLGAQTFAPHIQHRINRIQPFRTVAQAAADLRAAGVARINLDLMYGLPDQRLDAIAATVAQALTLRPDRVAMFGYAHMPRMLPRQRMIDSARLPDAEARFWQSALAHDLMLEAGYRAIGFDHFALPGDSIAQAAREGRLRRNFQGFTDDPATTVIGLGASAISQFDTLFVQNEKHSGRYRMLAGNGAPAGVRGAARTAGDRLRGAVIERLLCDGTVDVAAVAAAHRQPVEALAESLPALAPLVDAGMVAVAEWRVTVLPAGRPYARLAAAAFDAYRAPAADRFSRAV, encoded by the coding sequence ATGCATCGATATTTGCCCGATCTCGCCGCGCAGAGCGTCCCGCGCTATACCAGCTATCCCATCGCCGTCGCCTTCGCGCCCGGCATCGGCGCTGCCGAGCAAGTGGCGGCGCAACAGGCGATCGCCCCCGGAACGCCGGTCTCGCTCTATCTGCACATCCCCTATTGTCACGAGATCTGCTGGTATTGCGGGTGCAACACCGGCGCGACCGGTCGGCCGGACCGGGTCTCGGCCTATCGCGACGCGCTGCTGCGCGAGATTGAAACGGTGGGCGCGCGCGTGCGCGGCACCGCCGTCAGCGTTCACTTCGGCGGCGGCAGCCCCAATGCGCTGGCCCCGGCCGACTGGGCGGAGATCGCCGCGGGGCTGCGCAGCGCCTTTGACATCGCGCCGCACGCCGACTGGGCTGCCGAGCTCGATCCGCGCACGCTTTCCGCCGCCGACGCCCAGGCGATCGCCGCCGCCGGCATCGGCCGCGCGAGCCTGGGCGCGCAGACCTTCGCGCCGCACATCCAGCACCGGATCAACCGTATCCAGCCGTTCCGCACCGTTGCCCAGGCCGCCGCCGATCTGCGTGCCGCCGGAGTGGCGCGGATCAACCTCGACCTGATGTACGGACTGCCCGACCAGCGGCTCGACGCCATCGCGGCCACCGTGGCTCAGGCGCTCACGCTGCGGCCGGATCGAGTCGCGATGTTCGGCTATGCGCATATGCCGCGCATGCTCCCGCGCCAGCGGATGATCGATTCGGCCCGCCTGCCCGATGCCGAGGCGCGCTTCTGGCAAAGCGCGCTGGCGCACGACCTGATGCTCGAGGCCGGCTATCGCGCGATCGGCTTCGATCACTTCGCGCTGCCCGGCGACAGCATCGCCCAGGCCGCGCGCGAAGGCCGGCTGCGGCGCAACTTCCAGGGGTTCACCGACGATCCGGCGACGACGGTGATCGGCCTCGGCGCCTCGGCGATCAGCCAGTTCGACACGCTGTTCGTGCAGAACGAGAAGCACTCCGGCCGTTATCGCATGCTCGCCGGCAATGGCGCACCCGCCGGCGTGCGCGGCGCCGCGCGCACTGCCGGCGATCGCCTGCGCGGTGCCGTGATCGAACGGCTGCTGTGCGACGGCACCGTCGATGTCGCCGCCGTCGCCGCCGCGCATCGCCAGCCGGTCGAGGCGCTGGCCGAGTCGCTTCCCGCGCTCGCACCGCTGGTCGATGCCGGAATGGTCGCGGTCGCCGAGTGGCGCGTCACCGTGCTGCCCGCCGGCCGCCCCTATGCCCGGCTCGCCGCCGCCGCGTTCGACGCCTATCGCGCGCCGGCTGCCGATCGGTTCAGCCGCGCGGTCTGA
- a CDS encoding universal stress protein, with protein MKNVLLLIHDDRGQEARLQAALDLTRALGGHLKCLDVSILPVMIEDYVPTGGAAMIVESERERESENRIRTEARLAKEDVPYDWTDVTGDPAFALRQAGALADVIVVNRHLAGLHFPDMREIAGELLVTADTPVLAVPEEARGFDACGHALVAWDGSKEAEEALQAAVPLLALAENVTLVEVDDGSVRVPAAEAARYLARHGIEPVVRRVEAGGRRAGDVLLGEVVNQRAAYLVMGGYGHSRMVEAVFGGVTRKMLTESPVPLLLAH; from the coding sequence ATGAAGAATGTGTTGCTGCTGATTCACGATGATCGCGGACAGGAGGCCCGGCTACAGGCGGCGCTCGATCTCACGCGTGCGCTGGGCGGCCATCTCAAGTGCCTCGACGTGTCGATCCTGCCGGTGATGATCGAGGACTATGTGCCGACCGGCGGCGCGGCGATGATCGTGGAGTCCGAGCGCGAGCGCGAAAGCGAGAATCGCATCCGCACCGAGGCACGGCTCGCCAAGGAGGACGTGCCCTATGACTGGACCGACGTGACCGGCGACCCGGCCTTCGCGCTGCGCCAGGCGGGTGCGCTCGCCGATGTCATCGTCGTCAACCGCCATCTCGCCGGACTGCATTTCCCCGACATGCGCGAAATCGCGGGCGAATTGCTCGTCACCGCCGACACGCCGGTCCTCGCCGTGCCCGAGGAGGCGCGCGGGTTCGACGCCTGCGGCCATGCGCTGGTCGCCTGGGACGGATCGAAAGAGGCGGAGGAGGCGCTGCAGGCGGCGGTGCCGCTGCTCGCCCTCGCCGAGAACGTCACGCTCGTCGAAGTCGACGATGGCTCGGTGCGCGTGCCCGCCGCCGAGGCGGCGCGCTACCTGGCGCGGCACGGAATCGAGCCGGTGGTTCGCCGGGTCGAAGCCGGCGGTCGCCGTGCCGGCGACGTGCTGCTTGGCGAAGTGGTCAATCAGCGCGCCGCCTATCTGGTGATGGGCGGCTATGGCCACAGCCGGATGGTCGAGGCGGTGTTCGGCGGCGTCACGCGCAAGATGCTGACCGAAAGCCCCGTGCCGCTGCTACTGGCGCACTGA